In Streptomyces sp. NBC_00704, a genomic segment contains:
- a CDS encoding SPFH domain-containing protein, whose product MNAIIVGCGVLVAAVLLLVVALSRLFRKVEQGKALIVSKTRRVDVTFTGQVVLPVLHKAEVMDISVKAIEITRAGREGLICRDNIRADIRISFFVRVNKTVEDVIKVAQAVGTARASDRNTLQELFHAKFSEALKTVGKQMDFTDLYTKREELRYQIIELIGVDLNGYHLEDAAIDYLEQTPLTQLDPANVLDAQGIRKITELTAVEHVRTNEAQRTEEKEITRQNVDAREAILELERRQADAEIKQKREIDTVRAREEAETARVAEEERLRAQGAFLRTEEQLGVQRENQAREVAVAAKNRERVIAVESERIEKDRLLEVIARERETQLTRIAAEKEVEAEKRDIAEVVRERVAVDRTVAEQEESIKRLRAVEEAERRRQAVIIAAEAEAQERLVKDIKAAEAAEQAAVHRAAEEITLAEARLKSADLDAQARLRLAAGVQAEAAAEGLAAVQVRDAEAEVVEKSGRAEAEATQARMRAEAQGTEALLRAEAEGAQAKALAEATAIGEKLKAEAEGLTEKAAAMAALDEASRGHEEYRLRLQAEKEIRLAGLETQRQVAEAQATVLATGLENADIDIVGGESVFFDRLMSSIALGKGVDGFVQHSETARALAGPWLDGTASLTDDLSRILGSVSTAGVRDLTVSALLTKLLASDGANAALVQQLIDKAGELGLADTPLAPSAPLAPSAPPAALNGAARD is encoded by the coding sequence ATGAATGCCATCATCGTGGGCTGCGGCGTGCTGGTAGCCGCCGTCCTGCTCCTCGTCGTCGCCCTGTCCCGGCTGTTCCGCAAGGTGGAGCAGGGCAAGGCCCTGATCGTCTCCAAGACCCGGAGGGTGGACGTGACCTTCACCGGGCAGGTCGTGCTGCCCGTGCTGCACAAGGCCGAGGTGATGGACATCTCGGTGAAGGCGATCGAGATCACGCGGGCCGGGCGGGAGGGGCTGATCTGCCGGGACAACATCCGCGCGGACATCAGGATCTCGTTCTTCGTCCGGGTCAACAAGACGGTCGAGGACGTCATCAAGGTCGCCCAGGCCGTCGGCACGGCACGGGCGAGCGACCGCAACACGCTCCAGGAACTCTTCCACGCGAAGTTCTCCGAGGCGCTGAAGACCGTCGGCAAGCAGATGGACTTCACCGACCTGTACACCAAGCGCGAGGAACTCCGGTACCAGATCATCGAGTTGATCGGCGTCGACCTCAACGGGTACCACCTGGAGGACGCGGCGATCGACTACCTGGAGCAGACGCCGCTGACCCAGCTGGACCCCGCCAACGTCCTCGACGCCCAGGGCATCCGCAAGATCACCGAGCTGACGGCCGTCGAGCACGTGCGCACCAACGAGGCCCAGCGCACCGAGGAGAAGGAGATCACCCGGCAGAACGTCGACGCGCGGGAGGCCATCCTGGAGCTGGAGCGGCGCCAGGCCGACGCGGAGATCAAGCAGAAGCGGGAGATCGACACCGTGCGGGCCCGTGAGGAGGCCGAGACCGCGCGGGTCGCCGAAGAGGAGCGGCTGCGCGCGCAGGGGGCGTTCCTGCGGACCGAGGAGCAGCTCGGCGTGCAGCGCGAGAACCAGGCCCGCGAGGTCGCCGTGGCCGCGAAGAACCGCGAGCGGGTCATCGCCGTCGAGAGCGAGCGCATCGAGAAGGACCGTCTCCTGGAGGTCATCGCGCGGGAGCGGGAGACGCAGCTGACGCGGATCGCCGCCGAGAAGGAGGTCGAGGCGGAGAAGCGGGACATCGCCGAGGTGGTCCGCGAGCGGGTCGCGGTGGACCGCACGGTCGCCGAGCAGGAGGAGTCCATCAAGAGGCTGCGGGCCGTGGAGGAGGCGGAGCGCCGGCGTCAGGCCGTGATCATCGCCGCCGAGGCGGAGGCGCAGGAGCGGCTCGTGAAGGACATCAAGGCGGCGGAGGCCGCCGAGCAGGCCGCCGTTCACCGCGCGGCCGAGGAAATCACCCTGGCCGAGGCCCGGTTGAAGTCGGCCGACCTCGACGCGCAGGCCAGGCTGCGGCTGGCGGCGGGCGTGCAGGCCGAGGCCGCCGCGGAGGGCCTGGCCGCCGTCCAGGTGCGTGACGCGGAGGCCGAGGTCGTCGAGAAGTCCGGCCGTGCCGAGGCGGAGGCGACCCAGGCACGGATGCGCGCCGAGGCGCAGGGGACCGAGGCGCTGCTGCGGGCCGAGGCCGAGGGCGCGCAGGCCAAGGCGCTGGCCGAGGCGACGGCCATCGGGGAGAAGCTGAAGGCCGAGGCGGAGGGGCTGACGGAGAAGGCGGCGGCGATGGCCGCCCTGGACGAGGCGTCCCGCGGGCACGAGGAGTACCGGCTGCGGCTCCAGGCGGAGAAGGAGATCCGGCTGGCCGGGCTGGAGACGCAGCGGCAGGTCGCGGAGGCGCAGGCCACCGTGCTCGCCACCGGTCTGGAGAACGCCGACATCGACATCGTCGGCGGGGAGTCCGTCTTCTTCGACCGGCTCATGTCGTCGATCGCGCTCGGCAAGGGCGTCGACGGCTTCGTCCAGCACTCGGAGACGGCCCGGGCGCTCGCCGGGCCCTGGCTGGACGGCACCGCCAGTCTCACCGACGACCTGAGCCGGATCCTCGGCTCCGTCTCCACGGCGGGCGTGCGCGACCTCACGGTGTCCGCGCTGCTGACGAAGCTGCTGGCGTCGGACGGCGCGAACGCCGCACTGGTGCAGCAGCTCATCGACAAGGCCGGCGAGCTGGGCCTCGCCGACACCCCACTCGCCCCGTCCGCCCCACTCGCCCCGTCCGCCCCGCCCGCCGCCCTGAACGGCGCCGCACGGGACTGA
- a CDS encoding DNA repair ATPase — MGTGPQTAPHDTVDAGAYEVLRDRLAAQAAELARRADRLNARRTAEFGSARLELTGSGRLHTERPCVPRDLVAVGDVLLFGHHPPSAADGPTEVGDVLALHDRDLNPLPATAVPGLLDDPAFEREFAALHRYYRQARLLRLRLVDGRLLAVFRTGEKTDDIRVLRWALSADGRAAFLDARGERDHVLPPPHDFAWTEATREDHVLGRHPHVSVRGEVFVSTLDGSLTVKTRDDTGTAEAVHSEPVDEPLQSLADADIASARVGALLLLRVRPYKEDADRYLVFNTLTRTVVRLDGIGRACRPLPDDQGIVFPGGYCLADGTHKTYELDTRAMEFEREVRSPNGEDVLFTFHAPGEGRSLLLSYNALRKEIATPLSCHGWALFDDGTLTVLRAGGDEPARVHPVRLWTSPYVTDTHAAATQVSGTQAADTRVSGTAVLRSASATHAAGAPAGTGPLARIGNADLVRGISDCLSLARAAAGTTAPTTEAYAALAAGCVRAVDTHHWLGDAGTGDLRTPLDALRATAEQVLAEFRTVRDLSRQAAEALDEAAERLAAVVRRLRGEAPRGAAAWASGLTELRHARGRLLNVGDLRYADAARIGALAADAERDLASFGQRAVAFLAREDAFHDQHADVERLLADAGSIGAVAEAAPVGARLDDLAAGLHTVTEVVAGLDIGDATVRTSVLERVAEVLGGVNRARATLDARRRTLLDREGRAGFAAETALLGQAVTAALAAADTPEACDEQLARLLLRLDGLEGRFAESDDFLGELADRRAEIHDTFAARSQSLADARARRAERLAASAHRVLETVARRCVTLADAAEVTAYFTADPMVAKVRRTAAALRELGDAVRAEELDGRLKSARQEASRALRDRTDLYADGGRTLRLGGHRFAVNTQPLDLALVPHGDGLAFALTGTDHRSPVTDPDFADTRPFWDRSLPSESPHVYRAEHLAARLLREPGPAALRACATDAGLAAVVRKAAQEAHDEGYERGVHDHDATVILTALLPLYEQAGPLRHEPAARADAQLFWAHGATAEARANWTLRAVSLARARDAFGPAEAIADLLGEWTAAIGAWSPGTEQRARAAASYLFEELTGGPEGFVLSTATRTFLDTFRRTTAATGATAAATAATAATGTPGATGATGGTGTPGTPGATGATEGTAATAATGATGATGATGMSAYDDDLAALRGAGLADRRQLVEAWLSSYAAATGADLGPGDLAEAVAAELCPDLTRYPRDAVPAVTADGLLGRHPRVTDGRLPLRLDEFLARTDDFATRDAPAFRAYQRRRTALVNAERARLRLDDLRPRVMSAFVRNRLIDEVYLPLVGDNLAKQLGATGDARRTDTGGLLLLVSPPGYGKTTLMEYVADRLGLMLVRISGPALGHRVTSLDPAEAPDATARQEVERINFALEAGNNTLLHLDDIQHTSPELLQKFIPLCDTTRRMEGVRDGEPRTYDLRGKRFAVCMAGNPYTESGGRFRVPDMLANRADVWNLGDVLTGKEDVFADSFLQNALTANPVLAPLAGRDPADLELLARLAAGDPTARPDRLAHPYAPAELERVLAVLRHLLTARATVLAVNAAYIASAAQSDAARTEPPFRLQGSYRNMNKIAQRIRPVMNDAELAAVVDDHYTAEAQTLTTGAEADLLKLAELRSTLTPREAARWDELKAAHRRARTLGGPDDDPLTRAVAALGLLADRVAAVESAIDRATARRPGPPATAGRPAVERVRAAEGA, encoded by the coding sequence ATGGGAACCGGCCCGCAGACGGCTCCGCACGACACGGTCGACGCCGGCGCCTACGAGGTGCTGCGCGACCGGCTCGCCGCGCAGGCCGCAGAACTCGCCCGCCGAGCCGACCGCCTCAACGCCCGCCGTACCGCGGAGTTCGGCTCGGCCCGCCTGGAGCTGACCGGCAGCGGCAGGCTGCACACCGAACGTCCGTGCGTGCCCCGCGACCTCGTCGCCGTCGGGGACGTGCTGCTCTTCGGACACCACCCGCCGTCCGCCGCCGACGGGCCGACGGAGGTGGGCGACGTCCTCGCCCTGCACGACCGCGACCTGAACCCGCTGCCCGCGACCGCCGTCCCCGGCCTGCTCGACGACCCCGCCTTCGAGCGGGAGTTCGCGGCCCTGCACCGCTACTACCGGCAGGCCCGGCTCCTTCGGCTGCGCCTCGTCGACGGCCGGCTGCTGGCCGTCTTCCGCACCGGGGAGAAGACCGACGACATCCGGGTGCTGCGCTGGGCGCTGTCCGCGGACGGCCGGGCCGCCTTCCTGGACGCGCGCGGCGAACGCGACCACGTCCTGCCTCCGCCCCACGACTTCGCGTGGACCGAGGCGACCCGCGAGGACCACGTCCTCGGCCGCCATCCGCACGTCAGCGTCCGGGGCGAGGTGTTCGTCTCGACGCTCGACGGCTCGCTCACCGTGAAGACGCGGGACGACACCGGGACGGCGGAGGCCGTCCACAGCGAGCCCGTCGACGAACCCCTCCAGTCGCTCGCCGACGCCGACATCGCGTCCGCGCGCGTGGGCGCGCTGCTCCTGCTGCGGGTGCGCCCCTACAAGGAGGACGCCGACCGGTACCTGGTGTTCAACACGCTCACCAGGACCGTGGTGCGGCTCGACGGCATCGGCCGGGCCTGCCGACCGCTGCCCGACGACCAGGGCATCGTGTTCCCGGGCGGCTACTGCCTGGCCGACGGCACGCACAAGACGTACGAACTCGACACGCGGGCCATGGAGTTCGAGCGGGAGGTACGCTCGCCCAACGGCGAGGACGTCCTGTTCACCTTCCACGCGCCGGGCGAGGGCCGCAGCCTGCTGCTGTCGTACAACGCCCTGCGCAAGGAGATCGCCACACCGCTGTCCTGCCACGGCTGGGCCCTGTTCGACGACGGCACGCTCACCGTGCTGCGCGCCGGCGGCGACGAGCCGGCGCGGGTGCACCCGGTGCGGCTGTGGACCTCGCCGTACGTCACCGACACCCACGCCGCCGCCACTCAGGTCTCCGGCACCCAGGCCGCCGACACCCGCGTCTCCGGCACCGCCGTCTTGCGCAGCGCCTCCGCCACGCACGCCGCCGGCGCGCCCGCCGGTACCGGACCGCTCGCCCGCATCGGCAACGCGGACCTCGTGCGCGGCATCTCCGACTGCCTCTCCCTCGCCCGCGCCGCCGCCGGGACGACGGCGCCGACGACCGAGGCGTACGCGGCCCTGGCCGCCGGATGCGTGCGCGCCGTGGACACCCACCACTGGCTCGGCGACGCCGGGACGGGCGACCTGCGGACGCCGCTGGACGCGCTGCGGGCCACCGCCGAGCAGGTGCTGGCGGAGTTCCGGACGGTCCGGGACCTGAGCCGGCAGGCGGCCGAAGCGCTCGACGAGGCGGCGGAACGCCTCGCCGCCGTCGTGCGGCGGCTGCGCGGGGAGGCCCCGCGCGGCGCCGCCGCCTGGGCGAGCGGGCTGACCGAACTGCGCCACGCGCGAGGACGTCTGCTGAACGTCGGGGACCTGCGGTACGCCGACGCCGCCCGCATCGGGGCGCTGGCCGCGGACGCGGAACGGGACCTGGCCTCCTTCGGGCAGCGGGCCGTCGCGTTCCTGGCCCGCGAGGACGCCTTCCACGACCAGCACGCGGACGTCGAGCGGCTCCTCGCCGACGCCGGATCGATCGGCGCCGTCGCCGAAGCGGCTCCCGTCGGGGCCCGGCTCGACGACCTCGCCGCCGGGCTGCACACGGTGACCGAGGTGGTCGCCGGACTCGACATCGGCGACGCCACCGTGCGCACGTCGGTCCTCGAACGCGTCGCCGAGGTCCTCGGCGGCGTCAACCGGGCCCGCGCCACCCTCGACGCCCGCCGCCGCACGCTCCTGGACCGCGAGGGGCGGGCCGGGTTCGCCGCCGAGACCGCCCTGCTGGGCCAGGCGGTCACCGCCGCGCTCGCGGCGGCCGACACCCCCGAGGCGTGCGACGAACAGCTCGCCCGCCTCCTGCTGCGGCTGGACGGCCTGGAGGGCCGCTTCGCCGAGTCCGACGACTTCCTGGGCGAACTCGCCGACCGGCGCGCCGAGATCCACGACACGTTCGCCGCGCGGTCGCAGAGCCTCGCCGACGCCCGCGCCCGCCGCGCCGAGCGGCTCGCGGCCTCCGCCCACCGCGTCCTGGAGACCGTCGCCCGCCGCTGCGTCACGCTCGCCGACGCCGCCGAGGTCACCGCCTACTTCACCGCCGACCCCATGGTCGCGAAGGTCCGCCGCACCGCCGCCGCCCTGCGCGAACTCGGCGACGCGGTGAGGGCGGAGGAGCTGGACGGCCGTCTGAAGTCCGCCCGCCAGGAGGCGTCCCGCGCCCTGCGCGACCGCACCGACCTGTACGCCGACGGCGGCCGCACCCTCCGCCTGGGCGGCCACCGCTTCGCCGTCAACACCCAGCCCCTCGACCTCGCCCTGGTCCCGCACGGCGACGGCCTCGCCTTCGCCCTCACCGGCACCGACCACCGCTCCCCGGTCACCGATCCCGACTTCGCGGACACGCGCCCCTTCTGGGACCGGTCCCTGCCGTCGGAGTCGCCGCACGTCTACCGTGCCGAGCACCTCGCCGCCCGGCTGCTGCGCGAGCCGGGCCCCGCGGCCCTGCGGGCCTGCGCCACGGACGCCGGCCTGGCCGCCGTCGTCCGCAAGGCGGCACAGGAGGCGCACGACGAGGGCTACGAACGCGGCGTCCACGACCACGACGCGACCGTCATCCTCACCGCGCTGCTGCCCCTGTACGAGCAGGCGGGTCCGCTGCGCCACGAACCGGCCGCCCGCGCCGACGCCCAGCTGTTCTGGGCGCACGGCGCCACCGCCGAGGCGCGCGCCAACTGGACCCTGCGGGCGGTGTCCCTCGCCCGGGCGCGGGACGCGTTCGGCCCCGCGGAGGCGATCGCCGACCTCCTCGGCGAATGGACGGCGGCGATCGGCGCCTGGTCGCCGGGGACGGAACAGCGCGCCCGCGCGGCCGCCTCCTACCTGTTCGAGGAACTGACCGGCGGCCCCGAAGGCTTCGTCCTCAGCACCGCCACCCGCACCTTCCTCGACACGTTCCGCCGCACGACGGCCGCGACGGGCGCGACGGCGGCGGCGACGGCGGCGACGGCCGCAACGGGCACGCCGGGCGCGACGGGCGCGACGGGCGGGACGGGCACGCCGGGCACGCCGGGCGCGACGGGCGCGACGGAAGGGACGGCCGCAACGGCCGCAACGGGCGCGACGGGCGCGACTGGCGCGACGGGCATGTCCGCGTACGACGACGACCTGGCCGCCCTCCGCGGCGCCGGTCTCGCCGACCGGCGTCAGCTGGTCGAGGCCTGGCTGTCCTCCTACGCCGCCGCCACCGGCGCCGACCTCGGCCCCGGCGACCTCGCCGAGGCGGTGGCCGCCGAACTGTGTCCCGACCTCACCCGCTACCCGCGCGACGCCGTGCCTGCCGTCACGGCGGACGGTCTGCTCGGCAGGCATCCGCGCGTCACCGACGGCCGTCTGCCGCTGCGCCTCGACGAGTTCCTCGCCCGCACCGACGACTTCGCGACGCGGGACGCCCCCGCCTTCCGCGCCTACCAGCGGCGGCGCACCGCCCTGGTGAACGCCGAACGCGCCCGGCTGCGCCTGGACGACCTCCGCCCGCGCGTGATGTCCGCCTTCGTCCGCAACCGGCTCATCGACGAGGTGTACCTCCCGCTCGTCGGCGACAACCTGGCCAAGCAGCTCGGCGCCACGGGCGACGCCAGACGCACCGACACCGGCGGACTGCTCCTGCTCGTCTCCCCGCCCGGCTACGGCAAGACGACGCTCATGGAGTACGTCGCCGACCGCCTCGGCCTGATGCTGGTCAGGATCAGCGGCCCGGCGCTGGGCCACCGGGTGACCTCGCTGGACCCGGCCGAGGCCCCGGACGCCACGGCCCGCCAGGAGGTCGAGAGGATCAACTTCGCGCTGGAGGCGGGCAACAACACCCTTCTCCACCTGGACGACATCCAGCACACCTCCCCCGAGCTGCTGCAGAAGTTCATCCCGCTGTGCGACACCACCCGCCGCATGGAGGGCGTGCGCGACGGCGAGCCCCGCACCTACGACCTGCGCGGCAAACGCTTCGCGGTCTGCATGGCAGGCAACCCCTACACCGAGTCCGGCGGCCGCTTCCGCGTGCCCGACATGCTCGCCAACCGCGCCGACGTGTGGAACCTCGGCGACGTCCTCACCGGCAAGGAGGACGTGTTCGCGGACAGCTTCCTTCAGAACGCGCTCACCGCGAACCCGGTGCTCGCGCCGCTCGCCGGCCGCGACCCCGCCGACCTGGAACTCCTCGCACGGCTCGCCGCCGGCGACCCCACCGCGCGCCCGGACCGGCTCGCCCACCCGTACGCGCCGGCCGAGCTGGAGCGCGTCCTGGCCGTCCTGCGCCATCTGCTCACGGCCCGCGCGACGGTCCTGGCGGTGAACGCCGCCTACATCGCCTCCGCCGCGCAGTCCGACGCCGCCCGCACCGAGCCGCCCTTCCGGCTCCAGGGCTCCTACCGCAACATGAACAAGATCGCCCAGCGGATCCGGCCCGTCATGAACGACGCCGAACTCGCCGCCGTCGTCGACGACCACTACACGGCCGAGGCCCAGACCCTCACCACGGGCGCCGAGGCCGACCTCCTGAAGCTGGCCGAGCTGCGCTCCACCCTCACCCCGCGGGAAGCCGCCCGCTGGGACGAACTGAAGGCCGCCCACCGGCGGGCCCGCACGCTCGGCGGCCCCGACGACGACCCCCTCACCCGCGCCGTCGCCGCCCTCGGACTGCTCGCGGACCGCGTCGCCGCCGTCGAGTCGGCCATCGACCGGGCCACGGCCCGCCGCCCCGGACCACCGGCCACCGCGGGCAGACCCGCCGTGGAACGGGTGCGGGCCGCCGAAGGCGCGTGA
- a CDS encoding SulP family inorganic anion transporter, with amino-acid sequence MSPAALLRQARRPSWSSDPRVLRTEVLGGLVVALALIPEAISFSVIAGVDPAVGLFASFTMAVTIAVVGGRPAMISAATGAVALVIAPLNREHGFGYLVAAVILAGVIQIVLGALGVAKLMRFVPRSVMVGFVNSLAVLIFMAQVPEMTDVPWPVYPLIAAGLALTVFFPKVTTVVPAPLVSIVVLTVITVAAGIAVPTVGDKGALPSALPVPGLPDVPFTFDTLTTVAPYALAMALVGLMESLMTAKLVDEITDTRSSKTRESIGQGVANIVTGFFGGMGGCAMIGQTMINVRVSGARTRLSTFLAGAFLMVLCVVFGPVVSNMPMAALVAVMIMVSYATFDWHSIAPSTLKRMPAGEIAVMVITVACVVTTHNLAIGVVVGSVTAMVVFARRVAGLAEVTAVTDPDGATVVYRVSGALFFASTNDLVGRFDYAGDPGRVVIDLSAAHIWDASSVAALDAVESRYAQRGKRVEIVGLNEPSARIHETLSGELTGH; translated from the coding sequence CTGTCCCCGGCCGCGTTGCTGCGCCAGGCCCGGCGTCCGTCCTGGTCGTCCGATCCGAGGGTGCTGCGCACCGAGGTGCTGGGCGGTCTCGTGGTCGCCCTCGCGCTGATCCCGGAGGCGATCTCCTTCTCGGTCATCGCCGGCGTCGACCCGGCGGTCGGGCTGTTCGCCTCCTTCACCATGGCCGTGACCATCGCCGTGGTCGGCGGCCGGCCGGCGATGATCTCCGCGGCCACCGGGGCCGTCGCGCTGGTCATCGCGCCGCTGAACCGCGAGCACGGCTTCGGGTACCTGGTCGCCGCCGTCATCCTGGCCGGTGTCATCCAGATCGTCCTGGGCGCGCTCGGGGTGGCGAAGCTGATGCGGTTCGTGCCGCGCAGCGTGATGGTCGGCTTCGTCAACTCCCTGGCCGTGCTGATCTTCATGGCGCAGGTCCCGGAGATGACCGACGTGCCGTGGCCGGTCTATCCGCTGATCGCCGCCGGGCTGGCGTTGACGGTGTTCTTCCCCAAGGTCACCACTGTGGTCCCGGCGCCGCTGGTGTCGATCGTCGTCCTGACCGTCATCACGGTGGCGGCCGGCATCGCGGTGCCGACCGTGGGCGACAAGGGCGCGCTGCCGTCCGCGCTGCCGGTGCCGGGGCTGCCGGACGTGCCCTTCACGTTCGACACCCTCACCACGGTCGCCCCGTACGCGCTCGCCATGGCGCTGGTCGGCCTGATGGAATCGCTGATGACCGCCAAGCTGGTCGACGAGATCACCGACACCCGCTCCTCGAAGACCCGCGAGTCCATCGGCCAGGGCGTCGCCAACATCGTCACCGGGTTCTTCGGCGGCATGGGCGGCTGCGCCATGATCGGCCAGACGATGATCAACGTGCGGGTCTCCGGCGCCCGCACCCGGCTGTCGACGTTCCTGGCCGGGGCGTTCCTGATGGTGCTGTGCGTCGTCTTCGGCCCGGTCGTCTCCAACATGCCCATGGCCGCCCTCGTCGCCGTCATGATCATGGTGTCGTACGCGACGTTCGACTGGCACTCCATCGCGCCGAGCACGCTGAAGCGGATGCCGGCCGGGGAGATCGCCGTCATGGTCATCACCGTGGCCTGCGTGGTCACCACCCACAACCTCGCCATCGGCGTGGTCGTCGGCTCGGTCACCGCCATGGTCGTCTTCGCCCGGCGGGTCGCCGGTCTCGCCGAGGTCACCGCCGTCACCGACCCCGACGGCGCCACCGTCGTCTACCGGGTCAGCGGCGCGCTCTTCTTCGCGTCCACCAACGATCTCGTCGGCCGCTTCGACTACGCCGGCGACCCCGGCAGGGTCGTCATCGACCTCTCCGCCGCGCACATCTGGGACGCCTCGTCGGTCGCCGCCCTGGACGCCGTCGAGTCGAGATACGCCCAGCGCGGGAAGCGGGTCGAGATCGTCGGGCTGAACGAGCCCAGCGCCCGCATCCACGAAACGCTCAGCGGCGAACTCACCGGGCATTGA
- a CDS encoding serine hydrolase domain-containing protein, producing the protein MTNTTRALMSTALVLGVAAGVAAGPAVLPAAASGGYVAHAASGGSAAGSPACPAPSAPSRPSAPSVSWRGAHAEPALEAALACLPSADATAALVRVGGREGVWRGSSGVHDLESGRPADPAARFRAGSVTKVFTAAVVLQLAREGRVDLDRTARSYLPELIPASYGGVTVRQLLNHTHGIPAPDFPGTTVEERYANRFQRHEPEDMVRSAVSKEREFAPGERQHYLNIGYVVAGLIVERVTGDSYEHQVVRRILKPLGLRDTYFPGTDPHIVGPHNHGYQTMTLDDGTTGLRDVSVWGTTDGWAAGDIVSTTADLERFTRSLFAGRVVRGPLLEEMFTLPKVTDLKSGAPAAYSVGLSMKKLGGREVWGKTGGRWGYNAAVASTRDGSRTLVYSVNSTNAKGQDMNEVAQDIMVAAYGRP; encoded by the coding sequence ATCACGAACACGACCCGCGCGCTGATGTCCACCGCGCTCGTCCTCGGCGTCGCGGCGGGTGTCGCGGCGGGGCCGGCGGTCCTGCCGGCCGCCGCGTCCGGCGGATACGTCGCGCACGCTGCCTCCGGCGGGTCGGCGGCGGGCTCCCCCGCGTGTCCCGCGCCGTCCGCGCCGTCCCGGCCCTCCGCGCCGTCCGTGTCCTGGCGGGGTGCGCACGCCGAGCCGGCGCTGGAGGCGGCCCTCGCGTGTCTGCCGTCGGCCGACGCGACGGCCGCGCTGGTGCGGGTCGGGGGCCGCGAGGGCGTGTGGCGGGGCAGTTCGGGCGTGCACGACCTGGAGAGCGGCCGCCCGGCCGATCCGGCCGCCCGCTTCCGCGCCGGTTCCGTGACCAAGGTCTTCACGGCGGCGGTCGTCCTGCAACTGGCCCGCGAGGGCAGGGTGGACCTCGACCGCACCGCCCGCTCCTACCTGCCCGAGTTGATCCCCGCTTCGTACGGGGGCGTCACCGTCCGGCAGCTGCTGAACCACACCCACGGCATCCCCGCGCCCGACTTCCCCGGCACGACCGTCGAGGAGCGGTACGCGAACCGCTTCCAGCGCCACGAGCCGGAGGACATGGTCCGCTCGGCGGTGTCGAAGGAGCGCGAGTTCGCGCCGGGCGAGCGGCAGCACTACCTCAACATCGGCTACGTCGTCGCCGGACTGATCGTCGAGCGCGTCACCGGCGACTCGTACGAGCACCAGGTCGTCCGCCGGATTCTGAAGCCGCTCGGACTGCGCGACACGTACTTCCCCGGGACGGACCCGCACATCGTCGGCCCCCACAACCACGGCTACCAGACGATGACGCTGGACGACGGGACGACCGGTCTGCGGGACGTGTCCGTGTGGGGCACGACGGACGGCTGGGCGGCCGGCGACATCGTCTCGACCACGGCCGACCTGGAGCGGTTCACCCGGTCCCTGTTCGCCGGGCGGGTCGTGCGCGGTCCCCTGCTGGAGGAGATGTTCACGCTGCCGAAGGTGACGGACCTCAAGAGCGGCGCCCCGGCCGCGTACTCCGTGGGCCTGTCGATGAAGAAGCTGGGCGGCCGCGAGGTGTGGGGCAAGACCGGCGGCCGCTGGGGTTACAACGCGGCCGTCGCCTCCACCCGCGACGGCTCCCGCACCCTCGTGTACAGCGTCAACTCGACGAATGCCAAGGGGCAGGACATGAACGAGGTGGCGCAGGACATCATGGTGGCGGCGTACGGCAGGCCGTAG
- a CDS encoding response regulator transcription factor: MTIRVVVADDQELVRSGFAMILDVQPDIEVVAEAGDGAEAVEAVRRHGADVALLDVRMPRLDGIEACRAITAAGVCRTVMLTTFDSDEYVYEALHAGASGFLLKDVRRDDLVHAVRVVARGDSLLAPSVARRLVEQYTRPAARPPRPEPRLDELTGRERQTLLLLARGMSNAEIAAELVVSDHTVKTHVGNVLAKLGLRDRIQAVICAYETGLVAAGGSPPGDRPGDRPGPLPPPRR; the protein is encoded by the coding sequence TTGACGATCCGTGTGGTGGTGGCCGACGACCAGGAACTGGTGCGCAGCGGCTTCGCGATGATCCTGGACGTCCAGCCGGACATCGAGGTCGTCGCCGAGGCGGGAGACGGGGCGGAGGCGGTCGAGGCGGTGCGGCGGCACGGGGCCGACGTGGCGCTGCTCGACGTCCGGATGCCCCGCCTCGACGGGATCGAGGCCTGCCGGGCGATCACTGCGGCGGGCGTCTGCCGGACGGTGATGCTGACGACCTTCGACTCCGACGAGTACGTGTACGAGGCGCTGCACGCGGGCGCGAGCGGTTTCCTGCTGAAGGACGTGCGCCGGGACGATCTCGTCCACGCGGTACGGGTGGTGGCGCGGGGCGACTCGCTGCTCGCGCCGTCCGTCGCCCGGCGCCTGGTCGAGCAGTACACCCGGCCCGCCGCCCGGCCGCCGCGGCCCGAGCCGCGCCTGGACGAGCTGACGGGGCGGGAGCGCCAGACGCTGCTGCTGCTCGCGCGGGGCATGTCGAACGCGGAGATCGCCGCGGAGCTGGTCGTCAGCGACCACACGGTCAAGACGCACGTCGGCAACGTGCTCGCCAAGCTGGGGCTGCGGGACCGGATCCAGGCGGTGATCTGCGCGTACGAGACGGGCCTGGTCGCGGCCGGGGGGTCGCCGCCGGGGGACCGTCCGGGGGATCGTCCGGGGCCGCTTCCTCCCCCGCGCCGGTGA